The following proteins are encoded in a genomic region of Mycobacterium kiyosense:
- a CDS encoding enoyl-CoA hydratase, producing the protein MLRVVDLSNPPDVDVGRPPGVIVAHGSVADEFWLQTATFTLTEQPCADRRVITVGSVRRALDELTARCERWPQASAICDDVLRSLDPAGPATAGLVTESLAYSTLQAGPEFARWLAERGPARMPETTDPVVAQRDGDIVRVTFNRPGRHNAFCTDTRAALLEALAVAQLDTSVTGIVLSGNGPSFCSGGDLAEFGSFADPAGAHLARTRHSPALVLDELTTRLGHACRAEVHGQVLGSGLEMAAFCGWVVAATDSVFGLPELSLGLIPGAGGTVSVARRIGRWRTAYLVLSGHTVGAETALQWGLVDAISA; encoded by the coding sequence ATGCTCCGGGTGGTCGACCTGTCCAACCCGCCGGACGTCGACGTGGGCCGGCCGCCCGGTGTGATCGTGGCGCACGGGTCGGTAGCAGATGAATTCTGGCTCCAGACAGCAACTTTCACGTTGACCGAGCAACCGTGCGCGGATAGGCGGGTCATCACCGTCGGCTCGGTGCGGCGGGCACTCGATGAGCTGACCGCACGGTGTGAGCGGTGGCCGCAGGCCAGTGCGATCTGCGACGACGTGCTGCGCAGCCTCGACCCGGCCGGTCCGGCGACGGCAGGGTTGGTCACCGAATCGCTGGCATATTCCACCCTGCAGGCCGGGCCGGAATTCGCGCGCTGGCTAGCCGAACGCGGCCCGGCTCGGATGCCCGAAACCACCGATCCGGTTGTAGCCCAACGGGACGGGGATATAGTGCGCGTCACCTTCAATCGGCCCGGACGGCACAACGCGTTCTGCACCGATACCCGGGCGGCGCTGCTGGAGGCACTCGCGGTCGCGCAACTGGACACTTCGGTCACCGGAATCGTGTTGAGCGGCAACGGCCCCTCGTTCTGCAGCGGCGGCGATCTCGCCGAATTCGGCAGCTTCGCCGACCCGGCGGGCGCTCATCTGGCCCGCACCCGACACAGCCCAGCCCTGGTGCTCGACGAACTCACCACGCGACTCGGACACGCCTGCCGCGCCGAGGTGCACGGGCAGGTGCTCGGCAGCGGGCTGGAAATGGCCGCATTCTGCGGATGGGTGGTCGCGGCAACGGATTCGGTCTTCGGATTACCGGAGCTGAGCCTGGGCCTGATCCCCGGGGCCGGCGGCACGGTCAGCGTCGCCCGCCGGATCGGGCGTTGGCGCACCGCATATCTGGTGCTCTCCGGTCACACCGTCGGCGCCGAGACGGCCCTGCAGTGGGGTCTGGTGGACGCGATCAGCGCTTGA
- a CDS encoding acyl dehydratase — MTNGYTGIRAGGPYFDDLTVGQVFDWAPSVTLTGGLAAAHQAIVGDRLRLALDADLSTAVTGAPAALAHPGLVCDVAIGQSTLATQRVKANLFYRGLTFHRFPVLGDTLYTRTEVVGLRANTVKAGRPPTGLAALRMTTIDQSDQLVLDFYRCAMLPASPDWVAGSGRADDLSGVGADAAPPAVSPTESWDAAAFRRRVPGPHFDAGIAGAVLHSTADVVGSAAELARLTLNVAATHHDSRVGGQRLVYGGHTIGLAFAQANRLLPNLVTVLGWESCDHTGPVREGDTLYSELHVESAADGVLGLRSLVHAVSDVAGEPDRQVLDWRFSALQF, encoded by the coding sequence GTGACTAACGGCTACACGGGCATCCGGGCGGGCGGGCCCTACTTCGACGACCTCACAGTGGGCCAGGTGTTCGACTGGGCGCCCTCGGTGACCCTGACCGGCGGTCTGGCCGCCGCGCACCAGGCGATCGTGGGGGACCGGCTGCGGCTGGCCCTGGACGCCGACCTGAGCACCGCGGTGACCGGCGCGCCGGCGGCACTGGCCCATCCGGGGCTGGTGTGCGACGTGGCGATCGGACAGTCCACGCTGGCCACCCAGCGGGTCAAGGCCAACCTGTTCTACCGCGGACTCACCTTCCACCGATTCCCAGTCCTCGGAGACACCCTCTACACCCGCACCGAAGTCGTGGGCCTGCGCGCCAACACCGTGAAGGCGGGCCGCCCGCCCACGGGTCTTGCGGCGCTGCGGATGACCACCATCGACCAGTCCGACCAGCTGGTGCTGGACTTCTACCGCTGCGCGATGCTGCCGGCCAGCCCGGACTGGGTTGCGGGATCCGGCCGCGCCGACGACCTTTCCGGTGTCGGGGCCGATGCCGCCCCGCCGGCGGTGTCGCCGACCGAATCCTGGGACGCCGCGGCATTCCGGCGCCGGGTGCCGGGGCCGCACTTCGACGCCGGGATCGCAGGCGCGGTGCTGCACAGCACCGCCGACGTGGTCGGCAGCGCCGCCGAGCTGGCCCGACTCACGTTGAACGTTGCTGCCACACATCATGATTCGCGGGTGGGTGGGCAACGGCTGGTGTACGGCGGACACACCATCGGGCTGGCGTTCGCGCAGGCCAACCGGCTGCTGCCCAACCTGGTGACCGTGCTGGGCTGGGAGTCCTGCGACCACACCGGGCCGGTACGCGAAGGCGACACCCTGTACAGCGAGTTGCACGTCGAATCCGCTGCAGATGGTGTGCTGGGGCTGCGGTCGCTGGTACACGCCGTCAGCGACGTCGCGGGTGAGCCGGACCGCCAGGTGCTGGACTGGCGTTTCAGCGCGCTGCAGTTCTGA